A section of the Neofelis nebulosa isolate mNeoNeb1 chromosome 12, mNeoNeb1.pri, whole genome shotgun sequence genome encodes:
- the LOC131490958 gene encoding olfactory receptor 1361-like produces MNRRNHTNIYEFLLVGLSEWPQQKPLLFGLFLGMYLVTMVGNLLIILAIASDLHLHTPMYLFLANLSFSDIGFISTVIPKMLDNIGSGSKRISYGGCLTQLYFFGLFADLDNFLLAVMALDRYMAISHPLHYAMIMNYQRCVLLVAGSWVVTTFHALVHTFLVTRLSFCGPNIIPHFFCDLVPLLNLACSSTYVNDLVLILVAGTLLIGPFICILTSYFYIALAILRISSPKGKQRAFSNCTSHLSVVSLFYSTAIGVYLRPPSSPSGGKNRVFSIMYTVVTPMLNPFIYSLRNRDMKGALGKLLRRKTL; encoded by the coding sequence ATGAATAGAAGAAACCATACCAACATCTATGAATTTCTTCTCGTGGGCCTCTCTGAGTGGCCACAGCAGAAGCCTCTCCTATTTGGACTCTTCCTGGGCATGTACCTGGTCACCATGGTGGGGAATCTGCTCATCATCCTGGCCATTGCCTCAGACCtccacctccacacccccatgtaccTCTTTCTAGCCAACCTGTCCTTTTCTGACATTGGTTTCATCTCTACAGTAATTCCCAAGATGCTAGATAATATTGGCTCAGGAAGTAAAAGGATTTCTTATGGTGGGTGTCTGACACAGCTTTATTTCTTTGGCCTGTTTGCAGATCTGGACAACTTTCTCCTGGCTGTGATGGCACTTGACCGCTATATGGCCATCAGCCACCCCCTCCATTATGCCATGATCATGAACTACCAACGCTGTGTCCTACTAGTGGCTGGGTCATGGGTGGTTACTACCTTCCACGCCCTAGTGCATACCTTCCTGGTAACTAGGCTTTCTTTCTGTGGCCCCAATATCATCCCCCATTTCTTCTGTGATCTTGTCCCACTCCTGAATCTGGCCTGCTCCAGTACTTATGTCAATGACCTGGTGCTCATCCTTGTGGCAGGAACACTGCTAATTGGACCCTTCATCTGCATCCTTACATCTTACTTTTATATTGCATTGGCTATCCTAAGAATCAGTTCCCCAAAGGGTAAGCAAAGGGCCTTCTCCAACTGCACCTCCCACCTCTCTGTGGTCTCTCTGTTTTATAGCACAGCTATTGGTGTCTATTTACGTCCTCCATCATCCCCCTCAGGTGGAAAGAATAGAGTCTTCTCAATAATGTACACAGTGGTGAcccccatgctgaaccccttcatctaCAGCCTAAGAAACAGGGATATGAAGGGGGCTCTAGGAAAACTACTCAGAAGAAAAACACTCTAA